From Halotia branconii CENA392, the proteins below share one genomic window:
- a CDS encoding FAD-dependent hydroxylase: MMATQLTQTLPPQQFSPDIRGYDYDLVIVGGGITGLTLASALKDSDLNVLLIEARVTSAAVAKGQAYAVHMLSALIYQGIGVWDKILPQIAKYRQVRLSDADYPNVVEFKTNDIGTPELGYVAEHQALLQPLQEFVQNCPNVTYLCPAEVVNIKYQQDIVVIDIKIADQIQTVRSKLLVAADGARSPIRQGAGIKTSGWKYWQSCIVAFVKPEKPHNDTAYERFWNSGPFAILPLPGNRCRIVWTAPHEEAKALCALDDQQFLTELSRRYGNQMGKLELLGDRFIFPVQLMQSDRYVLPRLALIGDAAHNCHPVGGQGLNLGIRDAAALAQVIQTAHKAGQDIGNVKILKRYERWRQWENLTILGFTDLLDRMFSNNFLPLVVVRRMGLWVMQRVPMLKVFTLKLMIGLKGRTPELAKHL, encoded by the coding sequence ATAATGGCGACGCAGCTAACTCAAACACTTCCCCCTCAGCAATTCTCCCCAGACATCCGGGGATACGACTATGATTTGGTAATTGTAGGCGGTGGAATTACTGGTTTAACCCTAGCCTCTGCCTTAAAAGATTCTGACTTGAATGTACTGCTAATTGAGGCCAGAGTAACATCAGCGGCAGTAGCTAAAGGCCAAGCCTACGCAGTACACATGCTTTCGGCGTTGATTTACCAAGGCATTGGTGTTTGGGACAAAATACTACCTCAAATTGCTAAATATCGCCAAGTTCGTCTGTCTGATGCCGATTATCCCAATGTGGTGGAATTTAAAACCAATGATATTGGTACGCCAGAATTAGGTTATGTAGCAGAACATCAAGCACTATTACAACCATTGCAAGAGTTTGTGCAAAATTGTCCTAATGTGACTTATCTGTGTCCAGCAGAAGTGGTAAATATCAAATATCAGCAAGACATAGTAGTAATAGATATCAAAATTGCCGACCAAATACAGACAGTACGTAGTAAATTACTAGTAGCCGCCGATGGAGCGCGATCGCCGATTCGTCAAGGGGCTGGCATCAAAACCTCAGGCTGGAAATATTGGCAGTCTTGCATTGTCGCCTTTGTGAAACCAGAAAAACCTCATAATGATACTGCCTACGAAAGATTTTGGAATAGTGGGCCGTTTGCAATTTTACCTTTGCCAGGTAACCGTTGCCGGATTGTATGGACAGCCCCTCATGAAGAAGCCAAAGCCTTGTGTGCTTTAGATGATCAGCAATTTTTAACAGAACTTAGCCGCCGCTATGGTAATCAAATGGGCAAATTGGAATTACTAGGTGATCGCTTTATTTTTCCAGTACAACTGATGCAAAGCGATCGCTATGTTCTGCCAAGATTAGCATTAATTGGTGATGCAGCTCACAATTGCCATCCTGTGGGCGGACAAGGTTTAAATTTGGGTATTCGAGATGCGGCTGCTTTAGCGCAAGTAATCCAAACTGCACACAAAGCTGGTCAAGATATTGGCAATGTTAAGATACTGAAGCGCTATGAACGTTGGCGGCAGTGGGAAAACTTAACAATTTTAGGATTCACAGATTTATTAGATCGGATGTTTTCTAACAATTTCTTACCTTTAGTAGTAGTTCGTCGTATGGGTTTATGGGTAATGCAGCGAGTGCCTATGTTGAAAGTGTTTACGCTCAAATTAATGATTGGTTTAAAAGGGCGAACTCCAGAATTAGCAAAACATTTGTGA